A DNA window from Camelina sativa cultivar DH55 chromosome 17, Cs, whole genome shotgun sequence contains the following coding sequences:
- the LOC104759177 gene encoding putative F-box/LRR-repeat/kelch-repeat protein At1g11620, producing the protein MELASDMIEEILSWVPSKSLLRLKTTCKQWETLITEPRFIKKHLSNMRGRVQQFIVLNHNCKTEVAYWTSTLSCVGIYLDELESPCLNLQVLQRISTPNFLVQNMYHCDGLLLFVMRSNLLVLNPTLKQARWITCGYRIKDLSGYGLGCISSNQSLGHSDYRIVRFLCGPCDVGKSRIEVYEFKSDSWRVVVDQSFEGFFNLPESSVSLRGTPYWLGYLNGKPFTTIQSFDFSKERFESLFLPPSCIESKKLDNSLSLGVFRGDRFSLLHKCRDTNKLHLWVMKKHWSKLMTVSPPEFYMCPKFSSHFVEKNGKLVLSVRGLGYMSIYIVGKNQELQKVKCSSIDPSTGGSCCYYVPSLLPVPG; encoded by the coding sequence ATGGAGCTTGCGTCTGATATGATAGAGGAGATACTCTCATGGGTTCCATCTAAATCTCTCTTACGATTGAAAACCACATGCAAGCAGTGGGAAACCCTAATCACTGAGCCAAGATTCATCAAGAAGCACTTGTCAAACATGCGTGGCCGTGTGCAACAATTCATAGTCCTCAACCACAATTGCAAAACCGAAGTTGCTTACTGGACTTCCACACTGTCTTGTGTAGGTATCTACTTGGACGAACTTGAAAGCCCTTGTCTGAATCTTCAGGTTTTGCAACGAATTTCGACCCCAAATTTTTTGGTACAGAACATGTATCATTGTGATGGTTTGTTGCTGTTTGTCATGAGATCCAATCTTTTAGTTTTGAATCCTACGTTGAAACAAGCAAGATGGATCACATGTGGCTACCGTATCAAGGATTTGTCTGGATATGGCCTTGGATGTATTAGTAGCAACCAATCATTAGGTCATTCTGATTACAGAATAGTTAGGTTTCTTTGCGGTCCTTGTGATGTTGGCAAATCAAGAATCGAAGTCTATGAGTTCAAATCTGATTCTTGGAGGGTTGTTGTTGATCAAAGCTTTGAAGGGTTTTTTAATCTACCAGAGTCTAGTGTGTCTTTGAGAGGAACACCTTATTGGCTAGGTTATCTTAATGGTAAACCTTTTACGACGATACAGAGTTTTGATTTCTCTAAAGAGAGATTTGAGTCTTTGTTTCTTCCTCCTTCATGCATTGAGTCTAAAAAGTTGGACAACTCTCTTTCTCTAGGCGTTTTCAGAGGAGATAGGTTTTCATTGTTACACAAATGTCGGGATACAAATAAGTTACACTTATGGGTGATGAAAAAGCATTGGAGTAAGCTGATGACAGTTTCTCCACCTGAATTTTACATGTGTCCTAAATTTTCAAGTCACTTCGTTGAGAAGAATGGTAAACTTGTGTTATCTGTTCGCGGTTTAGGGTACATGAGCATCTACATTGTGGGAAAGAATCAAGAGTTACAAAAAGTGAAATGTTCTTCTATAGATCCTTCAACTGGTGGTTCTTGTTGCTACTATGTTCCTAGCTTGCTTCCCGTTCCCGGTTGA
- the LOC104755415 gene encoding putative F-box/LRR-repeat/kelch-repeat protein At1g11620, with protein MELSSDLVEEILSRVPARSLARLRYTCKQWKTLIAEPRFVNKHLSHMRCREQQFTIFSNEHILSPSFGSTISCVGIDFNKPEKIGLKLPFPIALTAAMKISHCDGLLLYVTKSMLLVSNPLLNQKRWIKGSEGFDHSMDVYGLGYTSHQSSGSYDYKIVRFRCSFSTDNSSRVEVYAFKSESWKVVVDKNFHGFYGLPLSSVCLRGTPYWLGFNKDGKRLMSIQSFDFSQERFEPLYLPPPSIDLEYYISLGIFRGDQLSLLLECYRTRKIHLWVMKQQHWSTVLTVDVPQLPLFGQYLSSFIEENGRLALYTESERQCISIYINVGENQDYQKIECLNGTGRTLSDCCYVESLLQVP; from the coding sequence ATGGAACTTTCATCTGATTTGGTAGAGGAGATACTCTCAAGGGTTCCAGCTAGATCTCTCGCAAGATTAAGATACACTTGCAAGCAGTGGAAAACACTAATCGCAGAACCGAGATTCGTCAACAAGCACTTGTCACACATGCGTTGCCGTGAGCAACAATTCACGATCTTCAGCAACGAACACATACTTTCTCCTTCATTCGGTTCTACAATTTCTTGCGTTGGTATCGATTTCAACAAACCAGAAAAAATTGGCTTGAAATTGCCGTTTCCAATAGCTTTAACAGCGGCGATGAAGATTTCTCATTGTGACGGTCTACTGCTATACGTCACTAAGAGTATGCTTTTGGTTTCGAATCCTTTGTTGAATCAAAAGAGATGGATCAAAGGTAGCGAAGGATTTGACCATTCTATGGATGTGTATGGTCTTGGATACACTAGTCACCAATCATCAGGTTCTTATGATTACAAAATTGTAAGGTTTCGTTGTAGTTTCAGCACTGATAATTCATCCAGGGTTGAAGTCTACGCATTCAAATCTGAATCTTGGAAGGTAGTCGTCGATAAAAACTTCCATGGTTTCTATGGATTACCATTGTCAAGTGTGTGTTTGCGAGGAACTCCTTATTGGCTAGGTTTCAATAAAGATGGTAAAAGACTCATGTCGATACAGAGTTTCGATTTCTCACAAGAGAGATTTGAGCCCTTGTATCTTCCTCCTCCATCCATTGATTTGGAATATTACATATCTTTAGGGATTTTCAGAGGAGATCAACTCTCTTTGTTACTTGAATGCTACAGAACTAGAAAGATACATTTATGGGTGATGAAGCAGCAGCATTGGAGCACGGTGTTGACAGTTGATGTACCTCAACTTCCGCTATTTGGTCAGTATTTAAGTTCCTTCATTGAGGAAAATGGTAGGCTTGCGCTATATACCGAAAGCGAGCGGCAGTGTATTAGCATCTACATTAATGTGGGAGAGAATCAAGATTACCAAAAAATTGAATGCCTCAATGGTACCGGTCGTACTCTCAGTGATTGCTGCTATGTTGAGAGCTTGCTTCAGGTTCCATGA
- the LOC104755416 gene encoding pentatricopeptide repeat-containing protein At1g11630, mitochondrial-like — MAFLFRIPKSESLLQNLTQFRFQSSSSSSIFSLNSLTSKQKKSRATLSLLKSEKNPNRILEICRSASLTPNYHVDRIAFSVAVVTLSREKHFAAVTQLLDGFIQNQPDPKSESFAVRAIILYGRANMLDRSLHTFRSLEQYEITRTVKSLNALLYACLMAKDYEEANRVYFEMPKRYGIEPDVETYNRMIRVLCESGSTSSSYSIVAEMERNCVKPTAASFGLMVDGFYKEGKYDDVRRVLRMMERFGVHVGVATYNIMIQCLCNRKKSTEAKALLDGVISSRMRPNSVTYSILIHGFCSEENLVEAMNLFIVMVDSGYKPDSECYFTLIQCLCKGGDFETALILCRESMEKNWVPSFSIMKWLVNGLASVSKVSEAKELIALVKEKFTRNVDLWKEVEAALPQ; from the coding sequence ATGGCGTTCCTCTTCCGCATTCCAAAATCGGAATCTCTACTCCAGAACCTGACACAATTCCGattccaatcttcttcttcttcatctatctTCTCACTAAACTCGCTCACGAGCAAACAGAAGAAGAGCAGAGCTACTCTCTCCCTTCTCAAATCCGAGAAAAATCCGAATCGGATCCTCGAAATCTGCCGATCCGCTTCTCTAACCCCTAATTACCACGTCGACCGTATCGCCTTCTCCGTCGCGGTTGTGACACTATCACGAGAGAAACACTTCGCCGCTGTGACACAGCTTCTCGACGGATTTATCCAGAACCAACCCGATCCCAAATCCGAGAGTTTCGCAGTCCGTGCAATTATCTTATACGGTAGAGCTAATATGCTTGATCGATCTCTACATACATTTCGTAGCCTCGAGCAATACGAGATCACAAGAACGGTGAAGTCTTTGAACGCTCTTCTTTACGCTTGTTTAATGGCTAAAGATTACGAAGAAGCGAATCGTGTCTACTTCGAAATGCCGAAGAGGTATGGTATTGAGCCTGATGTGGAAACGTACAATAGAATGATTAGAGTGTTGTGTGAATCAGGTTCAACGAGTTCATCATACTCAATTGTTGCAGAGATGGAGAGGAACTGTGTTAAGCCTACAGCTGCTAGCTTTGGGTTAATGGTTGATGGTTTTTACAAGGAAGGGAAGTATGATGATGTGAGGAGAGTGTTGAGGATGATGGAAAGATTTGGTGTTCATGTAGGTGTTGCTACATACAACATCATGATTCAATGTTTGTGTAACAGGAAGAAATCTACTGAAGCTAAGGCGTTGCTTGATGGTGTGATCTCTAGTAGGATGAGACCAAACTCTGTGACGTATTCTATATTGATTCATGGGTTTTGCAGTGAGGAAAATTTGGTAGAGGCTATGAATTTGTTCATTGTTATGGTTGATAGTGGATACAAGCCTGATAGTGAATGTTACTTTACTCTGATTCAGTGTTTGTGTAAAGGTGGAGACTTTGAGACAGCTTTGATTCTTTGTAGGGAGAGTATGGAGAAGAATTGGGTTCCGAGTTTTAGTATCATGAAGTGGCTTGTTAATGGATTAGCAAGTGTTTCTAAGGTTAGTGAAGCAAAGGAGCTCATTGCGCTAGTTAAAGAGAAGTTTACTAGGAATGTTGATTTGTGGAAAGAAGTTGAAGCTGCGTTGCCTCAGTGA
- the LOC104755417 gene encoding polyadenylate-binding protein RBP45B-like isoform X2: MMQQPPPGGILPHHVPPPSAQQQYGYQQPSPYGIAGAAPPPQMWNPQAAAPPSTQPMTADEIRTLWIGDLQYWMDESFLYGCFAHTGELLSAKVIRNKQTGQVEGYGFIEFASHAAAERTLQTFNNTPIPSFPDQLFRLNWASLSSGDKRDDSPDYTIFVGDLAADVTDYILLETFRASYPSVKGAKVVIDRATARTKGYGFVRFSDESEQIRAMTEMNGVPCSNKKGVTGQRDSYQSGSAXGVPTDNDPNNTTVFVGGLDPSVTDDHLKNVFSQYGEIVHVKIPAGKRCGFVQFSEKSCAEEALRALNGVQLGGTTVRLSWGRSPSNKQAADPSQYYYSGYGQGQEQYGYSVPQDPNAYYGGYSGGGYSGYQQTPQQAGQQPPQQPPQQQQVGFSY, encoded by the exons ATGATGCAGCAGCCACCACCCGGAGGTATCCTTCCACACCACGTTCCTCCTCCTTCTGCGCAACAACAGTACGGTTACCAGCAACCGTCTCCTTACGGGATTGCTGGAGCTGCTCCACCACCACAGATGTGGAATCCTCAAGCGGCGGCTCCTCCATCAACTCAGCCTATGACTGCCGACGAGATCCGTACTCTTTGGATCGGTGACTTACAGTATTGGATGGATGAGAGTTTCCTCTATGGCTGTTTTGCTCATACCGGAGAG CTTCTCTCTGCTAAAGTGATCCGTAACAAGCAAACCGGGCAAGTTGAAGGGTACGGTTTTATTGAGTTTGCCTCTCATGCTGCTGCTGAACGAACTCTACAAACATTCAACAACACTCCTATCCCGAGCTTTCCTGATCAGCTCTTTAGATTGAACTGGGCATCATTGAGTTCAGGAGATAAACGGGACGATTCACCAGACTACACTATATTTGTTGGTGATCTGGCTGCTGATGTTACTGATTATATCTTACTTGAGACGTTCAGAGCCTCTTATCCTTCAGTTAAGGGTGCTAAGGTTGTTATTGACAGAGCCACTGCGCGTACGAAGGGATATGGTTTTGTTAGGTTCTCTGATGAAAGTGAACAGATACGTGCTATGACGGAGATGAATGGTGTTCCTTGTT CTAACAAAAAAGGTGTAACTGGTCAAAGAG ATTCATACCAGAGCGGTTCTGCANCAGGGGTACCTACTGATAATGATCCAAATAACACAACT GTTTTTGTTGGTGGATTAGATCCATCTGTCACGGATGATCATCTAAAGAATGTCTTTAGCCAGTATGGTGAGATTGTGCATGTGAAAATACCCGCCGGAAAGCGTTGTGGATTTGTTCAATTTTCCGAGAA AAGCTGCGCTGAGGAAGCTCTTAGAGCGCTGAATGGAGTGCAATTGGGGGGAACAACCGTCAGGCTCTCATGGGGCCGAAGTCCTTCGAACAAACAA GCAGCGGATCCAAGCCAGTATTATTACAGTGGGTATGGACAAGGACAGGAGCAGTATGGGTACTCAGTGCCGCAAGACCCTAATGCATATTACGGTGGCTACTCTGGTGGTGGATACAGCGGTTACCAGCAGACACCACAGCAGGCAGGACAGCAACCACCACAGCAACCGCCACAGCAGCAACAAGTCGGGTTCAGCTACTGA
- the LOC104755417 gene encoding polyadenylate-binding protein RBP45B-like isoform X1 has translation MMQQPPPGGILPHHVPPPSAQQQYGYQQPSPYGIAGAAPPPQMWNPQAAAPPSTQPMTADEIRTLWIGDLQYWMDESFLYGCFAHTGELLSAKVIRNKQTGQVEGYGFIEFASHAAAERTLQTFNNTPIPSFPDQLFRLNWASLSSGDKRDDSPDYTIFVGDLAADVTDYILLETFRASYPSVKGAKVVIDRATARTKGYGFVRFSDESEQIRAMTEMNGVPCSTRPMRIGPAANKKGVTGQRDSYQSGSAXGVPTDNDPNNTTVFVGGLDPSVTDDHLKNVFSQYGEIVHVKIPAGKRCGFVQFSEKSCAEEALRALNGVQLGGTTVRLSWGRSPSNKQAADPSQYYYSGYGQGQEQYGYSVPQDPNAYYGGYSGGGYSGYQQTPQQAGQQPPQQPPQQQQVGFSY, from the exons ATGATGCAGCAGCCACCACCCGGAGGTATCCTTCCACACCACGTTCCTCCTCCTTCTGCGCAACAACAGTACGGTTACCAGCAACCGTCTCCTTACGGGATTGCTGGAGCTGCTCCACCACCACAGATGTGGAATCCTCAAGCGGCGGCTCCTCCATCAACTCAGCCTATGACTGCCGACGAGATCCGTACTCTTTGGATCGGTGACTTACAGTATTGGATGGATGAGAGTTTCCTCTATGGCTGTTTTGCTCATACCGGAGAG CTTCTCTCTGCTAAAGTGATCCGTAACAAGCAAACCGGGCAAGTTGAAGGGTACGGTTTTATTGAGTTTGCCTCTCATGCTGCTGCTGAACGAACTCTACAAACATTCAACAACACTCCTATCCCGAGCTTTCCTGATCAGCTCTTTAGATTGAACTGGGCATCATTGAGTTCAGGAGATAAACGGGACGATTCACCAGACTACACTATATTTGTTGGTGATCTGGCTGCTGATGTTACTGATTATATCTTACTTGAGACGTTCAGAGCCTCTTATCCTTCAGTTAAGGGTGCTAAGGTTGTTATTGACAGAGCCACTGCGCGTACGAAGGGATATGGTTTTGTTAGGTTCTCTGATGAAAGTGAACAGATACGTGCTATGACGGAGATGAATGGTGTTCCTTGTTCTACTAGGCCTATGAGAATTGGGCCAGCTGCTAACAAAAAAGGTGTAACTGGTCAAAGAG ATTCATACCAGAGCGGTTCTGCANCAGGGGTACCTACTGATAATGATCCAAATAACACAACT GTTTTTGTTGGTGGATTAGATCCATCTGTCACGGATGATCATCTAAAGAATGTCTTTAGCCAGTATGGTGAGATTGTGCATGTGAAAATACCCGCCGGAAAGCGTTGTGGATTTGTTCAATTTTCCGAGAA AAGCTGCGCTGAGGAAGCTCTTAGAGCGCTGAATGGAGTGCAATTGGGGGGAACAACCGTCAGGCTCTCATGGGGCCGAAGTCCTTCGAACAAACAA GCAGCGGATCCAAGCCAGTATTATTACAGTGGGTATGGACAAGGACAGGAGCAGTATGGGTACTCAGTGCCGCAAGACCCTAATGCATATTACGGTGGCTACTCTGGTGGTGGATACAGCGGTTACCAGCAGACACCACAGCAGGCAGGACAGCAACCACCACAGCAACCGCCACAGCAGCAACAAGTCGGGTTCAGCTACTGA
- the LOC104755418 gene encoding uncharacterized protein LOC104755418, giving the protein MTLFKRPSPCLYTKVDKEDPEEVLHQRAKFLIYKTLQEADLVTRRDPHSSFIRLKLYLLKVKIAKRLTKLRRSVVSAVRFGGIRKHSHNGVRALKKLFQGGGATSGLPRPIFEV; this is encoded by the coding sequence ATGACCCTCTTCAAAAGGCCGTCACCGTGCCTTTACACGAAGGTGGACAAGGAAGACCCCGAAGAGGTGCTTCACCAACGAGCCAAGTTCTTGATTTACAAAACACTTCAAGAAGCCGACTTGGTTACTCGGCGTGATCCTCATTCGTCGTTTATACGGCTGAAGCTTTATCTGTTGAAGGTCAAGATCGCAAAGAGGTTGACTAAACTGCGTCGGAGCGTAGTATCCGCCGTTAGATTTGGCGGGATTCGAAAGCATTCTCACAACGGCGTGAGAGCCTTGAAGAAGCTTTTCCAAGGTGGTGGTGCAACAAGTGGACTACCTAGGCCTATTTTTGAAGTTTGa
- the LOC104755419 gene encoding heat shock 70 kDa protein 16, with product MSVVGFDVGNENCVIAVAKQRGIDVLLNDESNRENPAMVSFGEKQRFMGAAAAASATMHPKSTISQLKRLIGRKFREPDVQNDLRLFPFEASEGSDGGIQIQLRYMGEIQSFSPVQILGMLLSHLKLTAEKSLKTPVSDCVIGIPSYFTNAQRLAYLDAAAIAGLRPLRLMHDSTATALGYGIYKTDLAANSSPTYIVFIDIGHCDTQVCVASFESGSMRVRSHAFDKNLGGRDFDEVLFNHFAVEFKEKYSIDVYTNTKACVRLRASCEKLKKVLSANAEAQLNIECLMEEKDVRSFIKREEFEQLSAGLLERLIVPCQKALADSGLSLDHIHSVELVGSGSRIPAISKMLSSLFKRELGRTVNASECVARGCALQCAMLSPVFRVRDYEVQDSFPFAVGFSSEKGPINTTSNELLFPKGQVFPSVKVLTLHRENTFHLEAFYANHNEITPDLPTPISSFKIGPFHISHGEAARVKVRVQLNLHGIVTIDSASLIEHHKENITSEDVISENNHQSAATKDDTLDASSGPTGNEPKAIKRMEIPVVANLSGALTKDELSEAKQRENSLVEQDLKMESTKDKKNALESFVYEMRDKMLNTYRNTATESERECIARNLQETEDWLYEDGDDESENAYIEKLNDIKKLIDPIELRFKDGEERVQASKDLLKIIAENRMAAESLPPPRKNAVLDECHKAERWLQERSAEQESLPKDANPEMQSGEIRRKADALNATCKYIGKSNSPPMKPEHNGGSQGSRNSNDMEVD from the exons ATGAGTGTGGTGGGATTTGATGTTGGTAATGAGAATTGTGTTATTGCGGTTGCAAAGCAACGAGGGATCGATGTTTTGTTGAACGATGAGTCAAACCGAGAAAATCCTGCTATGGTTTCCTTTGGTGAGAAGCAGAGATTTATgggtgctgctgctgctgcctCTGCTACTATGCATCCCAAATCTACTATTTCGCAGCTAAAGAGATTGATCGGTAGGAAATTTAGGGAACCTGATGTTCAGAATGATCTGAGGTTGTTCCCTTTTGAAGCTTCCGAAGGCTCTGATGGTGGAATTCAGATTCAGCTTCGGTACATGGGTGAGATTCAGAGCTTTAGTCCTGTGCAGATACTAGGCATGTTGCTTTCACATTTGAAGCTGACCGCGGAGAAGAGTCTCAAAACTCCTGTTTCAGACTGTGTCATTGGGATACCTTCCTACTTTACAAACGCACAGAGACTTGCTTATTTGGATGCTGCAGCTATTGCTGGCCTGAGGCCGTTGAGATTGATGCATGATTCTACAGCCACTGCTCTTGGATATGGTATATACAAGACAGACTTGGCGGCTAACTCGAGCCCTACTTACATTGTGTTTATCGATATTGGTCACTGCGATACACAAGTGTGTGTGGCATCATTTGAGTCTGGAAGCATGAGAGTCCGTTCTCATGCTTTTGATAAGAACTTGGGCGGGAGAGATTTTGATGAGGTTCTCTTCAACCACTTTGCCGTTGAATTTAAGGAGAAATACAGCATAGATGTATATACAAATACCAAGGCGTGTGTTAGGTTAAGAGCATCATGTGAGAAACTTAAAAAGGTCTTGAGTGCAAATGCTGAGGCACAGCTGAATATTGAATGTCTGATGGAGGAGAAGGACGTGAGGAGCTTCATCaagagagaagagtttgagCAGTTGTCAGCAGGTTTGTTGGAGAGATTAATTGTACCGTGTCAGAAGGCTTTGGCTGACTCTGGATTAAGTTTGGATCATATCCATTCTGTGGAGCTAGTTGGTTCAGGTTCCCGAATTCCAGCTATATCTAAGATGCTAAGCTCCTTGTTTAAGAGGGAGCTAGGCAGGACTGTGAATGCAAGTGAGTGTGTAGCTCGAGGATGTGCGCTTCAATGTGCAATGCTCAGTCCAGTTTTCCGAGTTAGAGATTATGAG GTTCAAGATTCTTTCCCTTTCGCAGTCGGCTTCTCTTCTGAGAAAGGTCCCATAAACACAACATCGAATGAGTTGCTCTTTCCGAAAGGCCAGGTCTTTCCAAGTGTAAAGGTTCTTACTCTACATAGGGAAAACACTTTCCATTTGGAAGCCTTTTATGCAAACCATAACGAAATAACACCAGATTTACCGACTCCGATAAGCAGTTTTAAG ATTGGTCCTTTCCATATTTCCCATGGAGAAGCAGCACGTGTCAAAGTAAGAGTTCAGTTAAATCTCCACGGGATTGTAACGATCGATTCAGCTTCT CTAATAGAACATCACAAGGAGAATATAACATCTGAAGATGTGATATCCGAAAACAACCACCAATCTGCTGCTACAAAGGATGACACTTTAGACGCTTCGTCAGGTCCTACT GGTAATGAGCCTAAGGCTATCAAAAGAATGGAAATTCCAGTTGTTGCGAATCTATCTGGTGCATTGACAAAGGATGAGTTATCGGAGGCCAAACAGAGAGAGAACTCTTTAGTGGAGCAAGATCTGAAGATGGAATCGACAAAGGATAAGAAAAATGCTCTTGAATCCTTTGTTTATGAGATGCGTGATAAG ATGCTAAATACATATCGGAACACTGCAACCGAGTCAGAACGGGAATGCATAGCTAGAAAT CTTCAGGAAACAGAGGACTGGCTCTAcgaagatggtgatgatgaatcTGAAAATGCTTACATTGAGAAATTGAATGATATCAAAAAG CTCATCGATCCTATTGAATTGCGGTTTAAAGATGGAGAAGAGCGAGTACAAGCATCAAAAGATCTTCTGAAAATTATTGCAGAAAATCGAATGGCTGCAGagtctcttcctcctccacgAAAGAACGCG GTTCTTGATGAATGTCATAAAGCTGAGAGGTGGCTTCAGGAGAGAAGCGCAGAACAAGAATCTTTACCCAAAGACGCTAATCCAGAGATGCAATCTGGTGAAATCAGGAGAAAAGCTGATGCTCTTAACGC GACGTGCAAGTACATTGGGAAATCAAACTCTCCGCCCATGAAACCAGAACATAATGGAGGATCACAAGGAAGTAGAAACTCAAATGATATGGAGGTTGATTGA